A part of Aegilops tauschii subsp. strangulata cultivar AL8/78 chromosome 2, Aet v6.0, whole genome shotgun sequence genomic DNA contains:
- the LOC141042004 gene encoding uncharacterized protein, translating to MLGEDPPHNVKLRQAGSRVRRLWDVELVIEEGHMYLCRGWEKFYSAYDLRTGYFLLFRYDDDATMLIVKVFNTTMCRMRYTDDEDASNGSSSSDTGYSQSSSDYGCSKSNSDSGFSESSSDSGSSKDSKKDDPDWSGGEEEQSGPLQDDDGHQAEDDLALVVADQGQEMVVADHGQEMVVADHGQEMVLADHGQEMVLADHGQEMVVAEDDLAMVVPVLPEGGLAMVVKASPRKHD from the exons atgctgggtgaagatccgccacataatgtgaagctccgacaggccggcagcagggttcgcaggctgtgggacgtggagttggtgatcgaggagggccacatgtacctgtgccgtggctgggagaagttctacagtgcctacgacctacggaccgggtactttcttctcttcaggtacgacgatgacgccacaatgctcatcgtgaaggttttcaacacgactatgtgtcgcatgcgctacactgacgacgaagatgcca gcaatgggagcagcagcagcgacactggctacagccaaagcagcagcgattatggttgtagcaaaagcaacagcgattctggctttagcgaaagcagcagcgattctggcagcagcaaagacagcaagaaggatgatccggactggagtgggggagaagaggagcagagtgggccgctgcaggatgacgatgggcatcaggctgaggatgacctagcgctggtggtggctgaccaagggcaagagatggtggtggctgaccatgggcaagagatggtggtggctgaccatgggcaagagatggtgctggctgaccatgggcaagagatggtgctggctgaccatgggcaagagatggtggtggctgaggatgacctagcgatggtcgtgcccgtcctgcctgaaggtggcctcgcgatggtggtg AAAGCATCTCCTAGGAAGCACGACTAA